The proteins below come from a single Asterias rubens chromosome 9, eAstRub1.3, whole genome shotgun sequence genomic window:
- the LOC117295029 gene encoding glycerol-3-phosphate acyltransferase 3-like: MEQLLFVILGLFLTPFSCLVMLIVLPGCFGISLGIRHFYINFLLRMFELGYQIGQKPESDSELIDQQGVGHEDDDEEEKRDDEKIFVPNASSANVLIEKDSTKHLADGVKSVVNQTVERIGKENFQFSDVFYFCKKGVEAIIEDEVTKRFTAEELPSWNLLTRTSMQYQYLNIRLTMLWMAAFFFRYMVLLPVRLAVTSICMVYLLVSSAFIGYLPDSRFKQILNKYSSLTLHRMFCRCFSAIITFHNRENRAEGGICVANHTSPIDIAILSSDNVYAFIGQLHTAFMGMLQRAMSRTGTDHIWFERSEMRDRMKVTQRLKEHVDDPHKLPILIFPEGTCINNTSVMQFKKGSFEIGGTIYPVAIKYNSSFGDPFWNSSKYSMVRYLLMMMTSWAIVCDVWYLPPMVKGEDEEAIEFANRVKAAIAKQGGLLDLTWDGQLKRTRVKSIFKAKEQEEYSKIIKTD; the protein is encoded by the exons ATGGAGCAGTTATTGTTTGTCATACTCGGGCTGTTTTTGACACCATTCTCGTGTCTAGTTATGTTGATTGTTCTACCAGGATGTTTCGGCATTTCTCTGGGAATCCGTCATTTCTACATCAACTTTCTTCTGCGAATGTTTGAGCTTGGCTATCAAATTGGACAAAAGCCCGAGTCAGATTCAGAATTGATTGATCAACAAGGTGTTGGACATGAG gatgatgatgaagaagaaaaacgaGATGATGAGAAAATCTTTGTTCCAAATGCGTCCTCAGCAAACG TTCTTATTGAAAAAGACTCAACCAAACATCTAGCGGATGGTGTTAAATCAGTTGTCAACCAAACTGTGGAACGTATCGGCAAAGAAAACTTCCAGTTTTCTGATGTATTCTACTTCTGCAAAAAGGGAGTTGAG GCCATTATTGAAGATGAAGTTACAAAGCGGTTCACTGCTGAAG AACTTCCCTCATGGAATTTACTGACAAGAACAAGTATGCAGTACCAGTACCTCAA TATTCGCCTGACCATGCTGTGGATGGCTGCTTTCTTTTTCCGATATATGGTTCTTTTGCCAGTAAG ACTTGCTGTGACTAGTATCTGTATGGTTTATCTACTAGTGTCGTCTGCTTTCATTGGTTACCTACCAGATTCCAG ATTTAAACAGAttttgaataaatacagttCCCTGACACTTCATCGGATGTTTTGCCGATGTTTCTCTGCAATCATTACATTCCATAATAG GGAGAATCGAGCTGAGGGAGGAATATGTGTAGCAAACCACACCTCTCCAATTGATATAGCCATTCTTTCAAGTGACAACGTCTATGCTTTT ATTGGACAGCTACACACAGCTTTCATGGGTATGCTTCAACGAGCAATGAGTCGTACTGGAACTGATCATATCTGGTTTGAACGCTCAGAGATGAGGGATAGGATGAAGGTCACACAAAG ATTGAAAGAGCATGTTGATGATCCTCACAAGTTACCCATATTGATATTTCCAGAAG GAACCTGCATAAACAACACATCTGTCATGCAATTTAAAAAAGGAAGTTTTGAGATAGGAGGTACCATCTATCCAGTAGCCATCAAG TACAACTCCAGTTTTGGTGATCCGTTCTGGAACAGTAGCAAATACTCAATGGTCCGGTACCTACTGATGATGATGACCAGCTGGGCTATTGTGTGTGATGTCTGGTATTTGCCTCCCATGGTTAAAGGG gaGGATGAAGAGGCTATTGAGTTTGCTAACCGGGTCAAAGCAGCCATTGCTAAGCAGGGTGGCTTACTGGATCTAACATG ggaTGGCCAGTTAAAGAGAACGCGAGTTAAAAGCATATTCAAAGCCAAGGAACAAGAAGAATATAGCAAGATTATAAAAACTGACTGA